A section of the Methanocaldococcus sp. FS406-22 genome encodes:
- a CDS encoding 50S ribosomal protein L34e: MPAPRYRSRSYRRIYRRTPGGRIVIHYKRRKPDKPKCAVCGAELHGVPRGRPVEIRKLPKSQRRPERPYGGYLCPRCLKRLMIQKARNL, from the coding sequence ATGCCAGCACCAAGATACAGGTCAAGGTCATACAGAAGAATATACAGAAGAACACCAGGAGGAAGAATAGTTATCCACTACAAGAGAAGAAAACCAGACAAACCAAAGTGTGCCGTATGTGGAGCTGAATTACACGGAGTTCCAAGAGGAAGACCTGTTGAGATTAGAAAATTACCAAAATCACAGAGAAGACCAGAGAGACCTTATGGAGGTTACTTATGCCCAAGATGCTTAAAGAGATTAATGATTCAAAAGGCAAGAAACCTCTAA
- a CDS encoding thiamine pyrophosphate-binding protein: MVDFLERNVKTIFSYPGEQIIELYNEIEGSSIKNIMVRDERGAGFMADGYARITNYIGVCLATAGPGSTNLTTPMATAHKDNSSVLAITGRCAKKYIGRNYFQEINMDFLNFYKGYFVNKAEVSIIAEAFADCLFNKKPIQLNIPADMYKEEAKDINTNAYKDIYKEEENIENNIKEIDAKKPLFLIGQGIFGTLSYKDMVKISKILQKINCPIATTFPARGVVNEKLDNCIGLVGRRGDLKSLLEADKIINIGSSLSYNTYVESVREKLLSKTENIQLKPKSIKELKEFFENLDIKNSSWIYKNSNKFSPSGDYSNKINEIIENIPEDAVIVTDAGKHTVFTCLLKTCIVPRNIISSHSFGTMGFGLPTSIGVKFGTIDFNIDREVVLISGDGGFLMNIEELQVVAENNLKILMVVMKNNNLAEFCKIRNPNFNKIADAFDIDNCYVEKADEISPIVKDYLKKNKPLLMVVETENEPLPKPNI; encoded by the coding sequence ATGGTGGATTTCTTAGAGAGGAATGTAAAAACCATATTTTCCTATCCTGGAGAGCAGATAATTGAGCTGTATAATGAAATAGAGGGTAGCAGTATAAAAAATATTATGGTTAGGGATGAGAGAGGGGCTGGCTTCATGGCTGATGGCTATGCGAGAATAACTAATTATATAGGGGTTTGTTTAGCAACTGCTGGGCCTGGAAGCACAAATTTAACAACACCTATGGCAACAGCACACAAGGATAACTCATCTGTCTTAGCAATCACTGGTAGATGTGCAAAGAAATATATTGGCAGAAATTATTTTCAAGAGATAAACATGGATTTTTTGAATTTTTACAAAGGATATTTTGTTAATAAAGCTGAAGTAAGCATTATAGCGGAGGCATTTGCTGATTGCCTATTTAATAAAAAACCTATTCAGCTAAATATCCCAGCTGATATGTATAAAGAGGAAGCAAAAGATATAAATACAAATGCATATAAAGATATATATAAAGAGGAGGAAAACATAGAAAATAATATAAAAGAGATAGATGCCAAAAAACCACTATTTTTAATTGGACAAGGAATATTTGGAACTTTAAGTTATAAAGATATGGTAAAAATTTCAAAAATTCTACAAAAGATAAACTGCCCAATAGCCACAACATTCCCAGCGAGAGGAGTTGTTAATGAAAAATTAGATAATTGTATCGGCTTAGTTGGAAGGAGAGGAGATTTAAAATCTTTGTTAGAGGCAGATAAGATAATAAATATTGGCTCATCCCTATCTTACAACACCTATGTAGAGAGTGTTAGGGAAAAGCTTTTAAGTAAAACTGAAAATATACAACTGAAACCAAAAAGCATCAAAGAGTTAAAAGAATTTTTTGAAAATTTAGACATAAAAAATAGTAGCTGGATATATAAAAATAGCAACAAATTTTCACCTTCTGGGGATTATTCAAACAAAATTAATGAAATTATTGAAAATATTCCAGAAGACGCTGTAATAGTTACAGATGCTGGTAAGCATACTGTATTTACCTGTTTATTAAAAACCTGTATTGTTCCAAGAAATATCATTTCCTCACATTCATTTGGAACTATGGGTTTTGGTTTGCCTACATCCATTGGAGTGAAATTTGGAACTATCGATTTCAATATCGATAGGGAAGTTGTGTTAATTAGTGGGGATGGTGGATTTTTGATGAATATTGAGGAACTTCAAGTTGTGGCTGAAAATAACTTAAAAATCTTAATGGTTGTGATGAAAAATAATAATTTAGCTGAGTTTTGTAAAATAAGAAATCCTAACTTCAACAAAATAGCTGATGCATTTGACATAGATAACTGCTACGTTGAAAAAGCTGATGAGATTAGCCCAATAGTTAAGGACTATTTAAAAAAGAATAAGCCGTTATTGATGGTTGTTGAAACAGAAAACGAACCATTACCTAAACCAAATATTTAA
- a CDS encoding 50S ribosomal protein L14e — MPAIEVGRVCIKTAGREAGKVCVIVDILDKNFVIVDGLVKRRRCNIKHLEPTEKKVDIQKGATTEEVKLALDAAGLLKEE; from the coding sequence ATGCCAGCTATAGAAGTAGGAAGAGTTTGTATAAAAACAGCAGGAAGAGAAGCAGGAAAAGTTTGTGTTATCGTAGATATCTTAGATAAAAACTTCGTTATAGTTGATGGATTAGTTAAGAGAAGAAGATGCAACATAAAACACTTAGAACCAACAGAGAAAAAAGTTGATATTCAAAAAGGAGCTACAACAGAAGAAGTTAAATTAGCTTTAGATGCTGCTGGATTATTAAAAGAAGAATAA
- a CDS encoding phosphatase PAP2 family protein, protein MDKRILVRLAIYPIAYILWGGLMWYSQIIEPIDATNLLLKLPLCNKGFYLFLQSLPNIIIEFFRIVYLYGFSSMIIGGIAYYLFIKKDFLKSDIILIDLALGWIFAGLIYTFVVVQSPFQVGVAKDLINMHYFWIFTKPTYEIPSLHTAYSFLLALHFKDEKPLNYIYFALAILIPISTLIMGMHWIVDVITGILFGYVIYKFPKTIHLKISKALDFLAGHIKPCVLCGKCKERENHEK, encoded by the coding sequence GTGGATAAAAGGATTTTAGTGAGGTTAGCAATATACCCTATAGCTTATATTTTATGGGGAGGATTAATGTGGTATTCCCAAATTATAGAGCCGATTGATGCAACCAATTTGTTATTAAAACTCCCTTTATGCAATAAAGGATTTTATTTATTTTTACAGTCATTACCAAATATTATTATTGAGTTTTTTAGGATTGTGTATTTATATGGATTCTCTTCTATGATTATCGGAGGTATCGCCTATTATCTGTTTATAAAGAAGGACTTTTTAAAGAGCGATATAATTTTAATTGATTTAGCCTTAGGTTGGATATTTGCAGGGTTAATATATACCTTTGTTGTTGTTCAATCTCCGTTTCAGGTAGGTGTTGCTAAGGATTTAATAAATATGCATTATTTTTGGATATTTACAAAACCAACGTATGAAATCCCATCATTGCATACAGCATATTCTTTTTTATTAGCACTACATTTTAAAGATGAAAAACCCTTAAACTATATTTACTTTGCATTGGCGATATTAATACCAATCTCAACATTAATTATGGGAATGCATTGGATTGTTGATGTTATTACAGGGATATTGTTTGGCTATGTTATATATAAATTCCCTAAAACTATTCACCTAAAGATTAGTAAAGCACTGGATTTTTTAGCTGGACATATAAAACCATGTGTTTTATGTGGAAAGTGTAAGGAGAGGGAAAATCATGAAAAATAA
- a CDS encoding TRAM domain-containing protein: MFNNKGRRNVRNNEVRRNVPVKEGETYTVTIEDMGRGGDGIARVEGFVVFVPETQKGETVNVKITAVKSKFAFAEKI; the protein is encoded by the coding sequence ATGTTTAATAATAAAGGAAGAAGAAATGTAAGAAATAATGAAGTTAGAAGAAATGTTCCAGTTAAAGAAGGCGAAACCTACACTGTTACAATTGAAGATATGGGTAGAGGCGGAGATGGAATAGCAAGAGTTGAAGGATTTGTTGTCTTCGTCCCTGAAACACAGAAAGGAGAAACAGTAAATGTAAAAATAACAGCTGTAAAAAGTAAGTTTGCATTTGCAGAAAAAATTTAA
- a CDS encoding molybdopterin molybdotransferase MoeA: MKLIKKLMPLKNAEKIVYEQLSEYLNENEKVREVDIIEALNKISAEDIKAPIDLPYFNKAAMDGYAVIAEDTFGASETNPIILNLVDRDEIFPGEAKKIFTGDKLPKNADAVVMKEFCNEFDDFVEIYRGVHPNENVSRIGEDVKKGDVILKRGEIINPYHLNMLASLGIKKIKVYDLSFGIITTGDELVSLDEIRDIKEDINKLEGKIINSNSYMLYGLVRNLGFNAKIYDVVRDDKEKLKEAIETALNENDALLITGGTSVSERDITVETVKEMGNVIVHGVNIRPGKPFGFGIINGKPVFMLSGYPVASAVQFELFIQRFFMKRKKITLPLKRNIASELGRVDFVRVKVDGEVEPIRITGSGVISSLIKSDGYILIPENVEGYEKGELVDVYLLR, translated from the coding sequence ATGAAGCTTATAAAAAAATTAATGCCGTTAAAAAATGCTGAAAAAATTGTTTATGAGCAGTTATCCGAATACCTAAATGAAAATGAAAAAGTTAGAGAAGTTGATATTATTGAGGCTTTAAACAAGATATCTGCTGAAGATATTAAAGCTCCAATTGATTTACCTTATTTTAATAAAGCTGCCATGGATGGCTATGCTGTTATAGCTGAAGACACTTTTGGAGCTTCTGAAACAAACCCAATAATACTAAATCTTGTTGATAGGGATGAGATATTTCCAGGAGAGGCAAAGAAAATATTTACTGGAGATAAATTACCAAAAAATGCAGATGCTGTTGTTATGAAAGAGTTTTGTAATGAATTTGATGATTTTGTTGAAATCTACAGAGGAGTTCATCCAAATGAAAATGTCTCAAGGATTGGAGAAGATGTTAAAAAAGGGGATGTTATTTTAAAGAGAGGGGAAATTATTAATCCCTATCACCTAAATATGCTTGCATCCTTAGGAATTAAAAAAATTAAAGTTTATGATTTAAGTTTTGGTATTATAACAACTGGAGATGAGCTTGTTAGCTTGGATGAGATTAGGGATATTAAAGAAGATATTAACAAATTAGAAGGGAAAATTATAAATTCTAATTCATACATGCTATATGGTTTAGTGAGAAATCTTGGGTTTAATGCAAAAATTTATGATGTTGTTAGAGATGATAAAGAGAAATTAAAGGAAGCTATTGAAACAGCATTAAATGAAAATGATGCTTTATTAATAACTGGAGGAACTTCTGTAAGTGAGAGAGATATAACTGTTGAAACAGTTAAAGAAATGGGTAATGTTATAGTTCATGGTGTAAATATAAGGCCAGGAAAACCGTTTGGATTTGGGATAATTAATGGTAAGCCAGTATTTATGCTATCTGGATATCCAGTAGCTTCAGCTGTTCAATTTGAGCTGTTTATTCAGAGATTTTTCATGAAGAGGAAAAAGATTACATTGCCTTTAAAAAGAAACATCGCCTCTGAACTTGGTAGAGTTGATTTTGTTAGAGTTAAGGTAGATGGAGAGGTTGAGCCCATAAGAATAACTGGAAGTGGCGTTATCTCCTCATTGATAAAAAGTGATGGCTACATTTTAATCCCAGAGAACGTTGAAGGCTATGAAAAAGGAGAACTTGTAGATGTGTATTTGTTGAGATAA
- a CDS encoding YkgJ family cysteine cluster protein gives MKNKKIKFDVYLNGIAHSCIKCGFCCDSPTVTKKDLAKIAGYLKIPFTEVLKKYVKFFNGHIGELKEVGGKCIFLDKKTKKCKIYKVRPLICRLRPYSVQLRNGRLTLTYDIWFLRHCRGLYLGDDKVEDEYFKYAELVLKYLGFEESVDEEEFKKAKERLLEESLKYRRK, from the coding sequence ATGAAAAATAAGAAAATAAAGTTTGATGTCTATTTAAATGGAATAGCTCACAGCTGTATAAAATGCGGATTTTGCTGTGATTCCCCAACAGTCACAAAGAAGGATTTGGCTAAAATAGCTGGCTACCTAAAAATCCCATTTACTGAAGTTTTAAAGAAATATGTTAAGTTTTTTAATGGGCATATAGGGGAGCTTAAAGAAGTTGGAGGAAAATGCATATTTTTAGATAAAAAAACCAAAAAATGTAAAATTTATAAGGTTAGACCTTTGATATGTAGGCTTAGACCCTATTCAGTTCAACTTAGAAATGGAAGATTGACATTAACCTACGATATATGGTTTTTGAGGCATTGTAGAGGGCTTTATTTAGGAGATGATAAAGTTGAAGATGAATATTTTAAATACGCTGAGCTTGTTTTAAAATACTTAGGATTTGAGGAGAGTGTTGATGAAGAAGAATTTAAAAAAGCTAAAGAGAGGTTATTGGAAGAGTCTCTGAAATATAGAAGAAAATAA
- a CDS encoding dihydroorotate dehydrogenase: MLRTKICGIEFKNPVFLASGIMGETGSALKRIAKGGAGAVTTKSIGLEPNPGHRNPTIVEVYGGFLNAMGLPNPGIDEYLEEIKKVRDELNRMDVKIIGSVYGKNEEEFAEVAKRMEKYVDIIELNISCPHAKGYGATIGQNPDLSYSVCKAVKKAVKVPVFAKLTPNVTDIVEIAQAVVDAGVDGLVAINTVRGMAIDIKAKKPILGNKFGGLSGRAIKPIGIKVVWDLYENFDVPIIGVGGIMSGEDAIEYMMAGASAVQIGSGVYYRGYDIFKKVCDEIISFLKEENLTLEEIIGIAHE; encoded by the coding sequence ATGCTGAGAACAAAAATATGTGGAATTGAGTTTAAAAACCCTGTTTTTTTAGCAAGCGGGATAATGGGAGAAACTGGGAGTGCATTAAAAAGAATTGCCAAAGGAGGAGCTGGAGCAGTGACAACAAAATCTATTGGGTTAGAGCCAAATCCTGGGCATAGAAATCCAACTATTGTAGAGGTTTATGGAGGCTTTTTAAATGCTATGGGTTTGCCAAATCCAGGAATTGATGAATATTTGGAGGAAATAAAAAAGGTTAGAGATGAATTAAATAGAATGGATGTAAAAATTATTGGTTCAGTTTATGGAAAGAATGAGGAAGAGTTTGCTGAAGTAGCTAAGAGGATGGAGAAATATGTTGATATTATTGAGCTAAACATTTCTTGCCCTCATGCTAAAGGTTATGGAGCTACAATAGGGCAGAATCCAGATTTATCTTATAGTGTTTGTAAGGCAGTTAAAAAAGCTGTTAAAGTTCCAGTTTTTGCTAAATTAACACCAAATGTTACAGATATTGTTGAAATAGCCCAGGCAGTTGTAGATGCTGGAGTAGATGGACTTGTGGCTATAAACACAGTTAGAGGAATGGCTATAGATATTAAAGCAAAAAAACCAATTTTGGGAAATAAGTTTGGAGGTTTAAGTGGAAGAGCAATAAAGCCAATAGGTATAAAAGTTGTTTGGGATTTGTATGAGAATTTTGATGTGCCAATTATTGGAGTTGGAGGAATTATGAGCGGAGAAGATGCCATTGAATACATGATGGCTGGAGCTTCAGCTGTTCAAATAGGAAGTGGGGTTTATTATAGAGGCTATGATATATTCAAAAAAGTTTGTGATGAGATAATTAGTTTTTTAAAAGAAGAGAATTTAACATTGGAAGAGATTATTGGAATAGCCCACGAATAA
- a CDS encoding topoisomerase DNA-binding C4 zinc finger domain-containing protein, with product MGEVLNELFGILSKDLHFNATKLNSETYQQNWKVPEGFISIIGIENAKMPVFYYGITNSYKKEFEIKKVISPKGQKQIFARIYYIFDRRDIIEKEKYVVANAFNGLLLLIKFDKAEFIEKAIEMLTKGYEEDNFIKEVLENIKERNMFDNIEETIRFVANRDYNWLIGRIKYNMGILEYSGQGYYLIPIKTNMQITPGIKINNGRVIIDLENSHLFKNYIVYVDTINNKIIYNKERLCNKNPAILDIMSKIDENTCPWCGAKLRVVRTKKGEFLGCTNYPNCLYRRFPKKN from the coding sequence ATGGGAGAGGTTTTAAACGAATTATTTGGAATTTTATCAAAAGATTTACATTTCAATGCCACTAAATTAAATTCTGAAACATATCAGCAGAATTGGAAAGTTCCAGAAGGATTTATTTCAATAATAGGAATTGAAAATGCAAAAATGCCTGTATTTTATTATGGAATAACAAATTCATATAAAAAAGAATTTGAAATTAAAAAAGTGATTTCACCAAAAGGGCAAAAGCAGATTTTTGCAAGAATCTATTACATATTTGATAGAAGAGATATCATTGAAAAAGAAAAATATGTTGTTGCCAATGCATTTAACGGACTCTTATTATTAATAAAGTTTGATAAAGCTGAATTTATTGAAAAAGCTATTGAAATGCTCACTAAGGGATATGAGGAAGATAATTTCATTAAAGAAGTTCTTGAGAATATAAAGGAAAGGAATATGTTTGATAATATAGAAGAAACAATTAGGTTTGTTGCCAATAGGGATTACAATTGGTTAATTGGGAGGATAAAATATAACATGGGAATTTTAGAGTATTCGGGACAAGGTTATTATTTAATTCCAATAAAAACAAACATGCAAATAACACCCGGGATAAAAATCAATAATGGCAGAGTTATAATTGATTTAGAAAACTCCCATTTATTTAAAAACTATATAGTGTATGTCGATACCATAAACAATAAAATAATCTACAACAAAGAAAGATTATGCAATAAAAATCCAGCCATATTGGATATAATGTCAAAGATTGATGAAAACACTTGTCCATGGTGTGGGGCTAAGTTGAGAGTTGTTAGAACGAAAAAAGGAGAGTTCTTAGGATGCACAAATTACCCAAATTGCTTATATAGAAGATTTCCAAAGAAAAATTGA
- a CDS encoding CBS domain-containing protein produces MEIACDIPVSEVMSFPVITATKDMTVYEIANIMTENNIGAVVIVENNKPIGIVTERDIVKRVVSKNLKPKDVLAEEVMSKKIITIPQNASITEAAKIMATHGVKRLPVVKDGELVGIVTQSDIVRVSPELLEIVIEYASITPEEKEVISLDTDEFREEYINGICENCGYQGRVRLYQGRYLCDECIEEFEEKEE; encoded by the coding sequence ATGGAAATCGCATGTGACATTCCTGTTTCAGAAGTTATGAGTTTTCCTGTAATTACAGCCACAAAAGACATGACAGTTTATGAGATAGCCAATATAATGACAGAAAATAATATAGGAGCTGTTGTTATTGTAGAAAACAACAAGCCAATAGGTATTGTAACAGAAAGAGATATTGTTAAGAGAGTAGTTTCAAAAAATTTAAAGCCAAAAGATGTATTGGCTGAGGAAGTGATGAGTAAAAAAATAATTACAATCCCACAAAATGCTTCAATTACCGAAGCAGCCAAAATTATGGCTACTCATGGAGTTAAAAGATTACCAGTTGTAAAAGATGGAGAATTGGTAGGAATAGTTACCCAAAGTGATATAGTTAGAGTGTCTCCAGAGTTATTAGAGATAGTTATAGAATACGCATCAATAACTCCAGAAGAAAAAGAAGTTATTTCATTAGATACTGATGAGTTTAGAGAAGAGTATATAAATGGAATATGTGAAAACTGTGGTTATCAGGGAAGAGTTAGGTTATATCAAGGAAGATACTTATGTGATGAGTGCATAGAAGAATTTGAAGAAAAAGAAGAATAA
- a CDS encoding DUF354 domain-containing protein, whose amino-acid sequence MDVWIDLTNAPHVHYFCQLIKKFEKEGIEYLLTFRDSRNLVKLIEIYNFVGKCIGKHGSTLKDKLIFYAERVIGLAELISNMKPKVAIAKHSVELPRVAFGLNIPVIFVVDNEHAEAQNKLTLPLADEIIKPIATDEDKLRYLGGRNFINFDGTCEVANVNSRLKGYYPIDNEILKKLGIYNDNPTIVMRPCPNSSYCNGHKDILPKIIEELQKRIDCNIVAFPRDEHQKEIYRELNTIVPKETIDALSLLYNADFMIGAGGTMNRESAILGIPTISCYPQELLGVDKYLIEKNRMIHTNDVKEIIGYVEENLGKKLGVIELEDPTDIMFERICNYLK is encoded by the coding sequence TTGGATGTGTGGATTGATTTGACAAACGCTCCTCACGTGCATTATTTTTGCCAACTAATAAAAAAATTTGAAAAGGAAGGGATTGAGTATTTATTAACTTTTAGAGATTCAAGGAATTTAGTTAAGTTAATAGAAATTTACAATTTTGTTGGAAAATGTATAGGAAAACATGGAAGCACATTAAAGGATAAGTTAATTTTCTACGCTGAGAGGGTTATTGGCTTAGCTGAACTAATATCAAATATGAAGCCAAAAGTGGCTATAGCAAAACATTCTGTTGAATTGCCAAGAGTAGCTTTTGGGCTAAATATTCCAGTAATATTTGTTGTAGATAATGAACACGCAGAAGCTCAAAATAAACTAACTCTACCATTGGCAGATGAAATTATTAAGCCAATAGCAACAGATGAAGATAAGCTTAGGTATCTTGGTGGGAGAAATTTTATAAATTTTGACGGAACTTGTGAAGTGGCAAATGTAAATTCACGGCTAAAGGGTTATTATCCAATAGATAATGAGATATTAAAAAAATTAGGTATTTATAATGATAACCCAACGATAGTTATGAGGCCATGCCCAAACTCTTCCTATTGCAACGGGCATAAAGATATACTGCCAAAAATTATTGAAGAACTTCAAAAAAGAATTGATTGCAATATAGTGGCATTCCCGAGAGATGAACATCAAAAAGAGATATATAGAGAGCTTAATACCATAGTTCCAAAAGAGACGATAGACGCACTCTCTTTATTATATAACGCCGATTTTATGATTGGTGCTGGGGGAACGATGAATAGAGAGAGCGCAATCCTTGGAATTCCAACGATATCATGTTATCCTCAAGAATTGCTTGGGGTTGATAAATATTTAATTGAAAAGAATAGGATGATTCATACAAATGATGTTAAGGAAATAATAGGTTATGTTGAAGAAAATTTAGGTAAAAAACTTGGAGTTATTGAGTTAGAAGACCCAACAGATATAATGTTTGAGAGAATCTGCAACTATTTAAAATAA
- the cmk gene encoding (d)CMP kinase produces the protein MIITIGGLPGTGTTTIAKMIAEKYNLRHVCAGFIFREMAKEMGMDLQEFSKYAEQHKEVDEEIDRRQVEIAKQGNVVLEGRLAAWMLLKNGIKPDLTIWFKAPLEVRAERISKRESISKEIALKKMVEREASEKKRYKEIYNIDLDDLSIYDLVIDTSKWDVEGVFNIVSSAIDNLTQKQI, from the coding sequence ATGATAATCACTATTGGGGGGCTACCAGGGACTGGCACAACAACAATTGCAAAGATGATAGCAGAGAAATATAACTTAAGACACGTATGTGCAGGATTCATATTTAGAGAGATGGCAAAAGAGATGGGAATGGACTTACAGGAATTCAGCAAGTATGCAGAACAGCATAAAGAAGTTGATGAAGAAATTGATAGAAGACAAGTAGAGATAGCAAAGCAGGGAAATGTTGTGTTAGAGGGAAGATTAGCTGCCTGGATGTTATTAAAAAATGGAATTAAGCCAGATTTAACAATCTGGTTTAAAGCCCCCCTTGAAGTTAGAGCTGAGAGAATTAGTAAGAGAGAAAGTATAAGTAAAGAAATTGCTTTAAAAAAGATGGTTGAAAGAGAAGCAAGTGAGAAAAAAAGATATAAAGAAATTTATAATATAGATTTAGATGACCTATCCATTTACGATTTGGTTATTGATACTTCAAAATGGGATGTGGAGGGAGTGTTTAATATTGTCTCCTCTGCCATTGATAATTTAACTCAAAAACAAATTTAA
- a CDS encoding AMP phosphorylase, translating into MLFLKVRVLDIDLENLVLINSEDLKNSQYFPQDRVVVEFKGKEVIGVLYSSTTLINRGEIGLPQKLVKELGVKEGDAVTIKHAEKPKSLPYIRKKMDGNKLKKEEIFEIIDEMVDGKLTNIEISAFVTSLYINGMDMDEIEAMTIRMAETGEMVNWEGHIFDVHSIGGVPGNKYALLVVPIVASAGLKIPKTSSRAITSAAGTADVVEVLTRVDLTIEEIKKVVKETNGCMVWGGALDLAPADDITINVERPLGIDPEPLLLSSVMAKKLAMGVNKLLIDIPTGFGAKVKTVKEASSLARKFIELSERLRIVTECAITYGGQPIGRAIGPALEAKEALLALEDYSQAPTSLVEKSISLAGILLEMGGVAPAGEGKDLAEDLLARGKAHDKFMEIVVAQGGKEVSSEEIEVGKYRADIHSPIDGYVTRISNAGITKIAKEAGAPNDKKAGIYLNVKVGNKVEKGDVLYTIYSDSEERLKSAIKLARILYPIKVEGMLLQKISRF; encoded by the coding sequence ATGCTATTTCTAAAGGTTAGAGTTTTAGATATTGACTTGGAAAATTTGGTTTTAATTAATTCTGAAGACTTAAAAAATTCACAATACTTTCCTCAAGATAGGGTAGTTGTGGAGTTTAAAGGAAAAGAAGTTATTGGGGTTTTATATTCTTCAACAACATTAATAAATAGGGGGGAAATCGGACTTCCACAGAAATTAGTTAAGGAATTGGGAGTTAAAGAGGGAGATGCTGTAACAATAAAACATGCTGAAAAACCAAAGTCCCTTCCATACATAAGAAAAAAGATGGATGGGAATAAATTAAAAAAAGAGGAAATTTTTGAAATTATAGATGAGATGGTAGATGGAAAGCTAACAAATATTGAGATATCTGCCTTTGTTACCTCACTATATATTAACGGAATGGATATGGATGAGATTGAGGCGATGACTATCAGAATGGCTGAAACTGGGGAAATGGTCAATTGGGAGGGGCATATATTTGATGTGCATTCAATTGGAGGAGTCCCTGGAAATAAATACGCTTTATTAGTAGTGCCAATAGTTGCCTCTGCTGGGTTAAAAATTCCAAAAACATCTTCAAGAGCAATAACTTCAGCGGCAGGAACAGCAGACGTTGTTGAAGTTTTAACAAGAGTGGATTTAACTATTGAAGAGATAAAAAAAGTTGTTAAGGAAACAAACGGTTGTATGGTGTGGGGAGGGGCTTTAGATTTAGCTCCCGCAGATGATATAACAATAAACGTTGAGAGGCCTCTTGGCATAGACCCGGAGCCTTTACTGCTATCAAGTGTTATGGCAAAAAAATTGGCTATGGGAGTTAATAAACTGTTAATTGACATTCCAACAGGATTTGGAGCAAAAGTTAAAACTGTAAAAGAGGCATCAAGCTTAGCAAGAAAGTTTATTGAGTTGAGTGAAAGGTTAAGAATAGTTACTGAATGTGCCATCACCTATGGAGGGCAACCAATTGGAAGAGCTATTGGTCCAGCTTTAGAAGCAAAAGAGGCATTATTAGCTTTGGAAGATTATTCACAAGCGCCTACAAGCTTGGTTGAGAAATCTATTTCATTAGCTGGAATTTTGTTAGAGATGGGGGGAGTAGCTCCAGCTGGAGAAGGCAAAGATTTAGCTGAAGATTTATTGGCAAGGGGAAAAGCTCATGACAAATTTATGGAGATTGTTGTAGCTCAGGGAGGGAAAGAAGTCAGTTCAGAGGAAATTGAAGTTGGAAAATATAGGGCAGATATTCATTCACCAATTGATGGGTATGTTACAAGGATATCAAATGCTGGAATAACAAAAATTGCTAAAGAAGCTGGAGCTCCAAATGACAAAAAAGCTGGTATCTACCTAAACGTAAAAGTAGGTAATAAAGTTGAAAAGGGAGATGTTTTATACACCATATACTCTGACTCTGAGGAGAGGTTAAAATCAGCCATTAAATTAGCAAGAATATTATATCCAATCAAAGTTGAGGGTATGTTACTTCAAAAAATCTCAAGATTCTAA